The Aliiroseovarius sediminilitoris region CGCAACGTGCCGCGCCCATCTTCACCGGGTGCACCAACAAACGCGGGGCCGGAAGCTGGCGTTTCGCGAAACAGATTCGATCCGATTGCTTCAAGACCCTTTTCATTGGTGAACCCCGCCAGGCTAAAGGCCCCCAACAATTCCGGTTCAACGGCATCTTCGAAATAGGCATAAACTTCGCCATCGGCATTGATCGAGATGGATCTTGCATCGCTGGGAACCGTAATCTCGGGCGCAACCGCATACCCGTCCGAGGTTACGATCAACCCGTCGCCGGACAATTTCAAACCGCCATCGCGCGTGTATCCTGATCCGCCCGACGGTAGCGTCACCTCGAAATAGCCTTTGCCTTCGATGGCGATATCCAGATTGCCATTGGTTTGTGACAGCGTGCCTTGCTGCACCAGCATCGAGACTGATGTGGGGCGCACACCCAGACCCAGTTGAATTCCTGTGGGCAACGCTGCGCCATCCGCTGCGCTGATGGTGCCGGCACGGGCCATCTGCTGATAATGCAGATCGGCAAACTCTGCGCGTCGCGCGTTGTATCCGGTCGTGGACATATTGGCGAGGTTGTTCGATATCGTCTCGACCCGCATTTGTTGCGCCAACATACCTGTGGCAGCGATGTTCAATGCACGCATTGTAAACCCCCTTTATCCGGCGATGGTTTTCAGGACGGAGCGGATGCGTTCGTCCTCTTTCTCAAGAAATTTCTGGCCCAGTTCGTAGCTGCGTTGGACTTCGATCATGCGGGCCACCTCGGAAATCGGATCGACATTCGATCCTTCCACAAAACCCTGTAGAATGGCGACGCTCTCCAAAACGGGTTCCATCCCACCGGGCGCTTCAAAGCGAACGCCATCACGGTGCAGAAGGTCAGTCTGATCGGTGGGGGCATACAGTCCGATCTGCGCCACGGCCCGGCCGTCAATTGACAATGTGCCGTCGGCCGCAACCGAAACAGCCTGCGCGTCTGGTGGCACAAAGACAGGGGCGCCGCCGCCATCCAGCAGGCGATAGCCATCGGGCGTGGACAGTTCGCCCTCGGCCGACGGAGCAAACGACCCGGCGCGCGTTAAAAACTGACCATCGGGACCGTCGAGCAGAAAAAACCCCGCACCTTCAATCGCAAAGTCAAACGCGCCGCCGGTTTGGACCAATGCACCTTGCTGAAGATCAAGAGCGCGCGCATTCGCCGTGGCCATCGACAGCGAAGGATCTCCCGGGGCCAGCGCTTGAATATATTCCGAGAATACAACACCTTCCCGCCGGAACCCGGTCGTCGAAGCATTTGCGATGTTGTTCGCGACGGTCTGCATTTCGCGCATCAGACCAGATTGACGGGTCAGCGAGGTGTAGCCGATGTTGTCCATGCCTATCCCCCTGCGATCAGCGGGATCACCCGCAACTGAAAGAATCCAACCAGAGTCTCGGTCATGAAACCCATGCTGGCCCAGAACACGACAAGGATCGCGAGCAATTTTGGGACAAAAGTTAGCGTCAGTTCCTGAATCGAGGTCAGCGCCTGAAGCAGGCCAACGATCAACCCGGACAACAGCGCCACGGTGAGGATCGGCACCGAGATCACCACCGCAATCCATAGACCCGCACGCAACGTGTCGTAGAAGATGATTTCGTCCATCATCAGATCGGCATCCTTAAAATTTCCTGATAGGCCTCGACGACCTTGTCGCGGACGGTCACGGCGGTTTCGACGGCCAGCTCGGTCTGTGCCAGTGCCTGCACAAGGGCGTGCGGGTCAGCATTGCCCGACAGGGCGGCCATCGCGGTTTTCTCGCCCTGCTGGACAGTTTCGGCAAAGCTGGTGGCGACCGTCGCGAACGGGTTCGTGCTTTGTTCGTCCAGCGGGGCGGGTGTCGCGGCCTGTCTGGATGCAGCGTATTGCTGAGCGGCGAGGGTTGATCTGATATCCATCTAACAGCTTCCTATCGGCGCAGAAGGTCAAGCAGGCTACTCGACATTTGCCGGGCCTGATCGAACATCTTGAGGTTGGCTTCGTAACTGCGTTGTGCTTCGCGGGCGTCCGCAATCTCGATCACAAGGTCAACGTTTGACCCTTGATAGTATCCGGTCTCGTCCGCCAATGGATGAGCGGGGTCGTAGATCGCCGGCAATTCCGTCTGATCCAGTATCACCCGTCCCGAACGCACGGCTCCGGTGGCTTGCCCACCGTCCATCACCGCTTCGAAACTGGCCAGCTTGCGGCGGTACCCGGGCGTGTCGGCATTGGCGATATTCTCGGAGATATAGCGCAGGCGGTTTGCCTGGCTCTGCATTCCGGAAGCGGCGGCTGCGACAGAGGATCTTAAGTCATTCATTTTGCGTCACCTCACCTGCGGCCGAGCGCTGTGCGCATGATGCCAAGCGACGTTTTGTAGACGGTCAAGGCAAGATCTTGGTCGCGTTTTGCTTCTGCGGCGGCCATCATCTCGGTCTCTAACGCGACAGAGTTCCCGTTGGGCGACATGGCCCCGGCGCGGTAGACCATGTTCGGCTCAGCATTTGCCTGATCAACAGACCCGGTCAGGTGGCGCGCGCGGGTGGCTTGCATCGCCCCGCCATTGTTTTCACGAAACGTTTCGGCAAATGATGCAATATCTTTCGCGCGGTATCCGGGTGTATCGGCATTCGCGATATTCTGCGTAATGACCGACTGTCGGGCGGCGGCATGTTTTGCCAGCCCCACGGCTTTGGTCAGGATTTCCATTTTTTCAAACATCGGGGCTTCTCCCTCGATTGGCTTCAACCAAGGCTTAACCCTGATTCCTTTAAAAACAGTTTCAGCAAATGATGGGAGATGCCGAGTGACCCAAATCGGATTTGAACAATTGGCCGCCGAAGTGTCGTCGGTGCGAACCGTCTGCCATGTCGGACGCATCGTGGAAATCGGGCGCGGCACAGTGCGGGTGCGCGGGTTGTCATCGGTCGCCGCGCAAGCCGACCTTGTCGACATTCAACCCAGAACCGGGCGCGCACGTATGGGAGAGATCCTGAATCTGAACGCTGAAACCGTGACAATATTGCCTGACGGAGATGTGGAAGGTCTGCAAATCGGGGATAAGGCTGTCTTGCAAGGGCGCGCCGAGATTGCGCCTGACGACAGTTGGATCGGTCGGGTGATTGACCCGATGGGACAGCCGCTGGATGGGCGCCCGATATTACGAGGCACGCATGCTACCCCACTGCGAGGGCAGCCTGCAAACCCGACAGAGCGGCGCGCCCTTGGTGCCCGGTTGGAAACGGGGCTGGCCGCTTTCAATACGTTTCTGCCCATCGTGCGTGGGCAGCGAATCGGATTGTTTGCCGGATCCGGTGTCGGTAAATCGACATTGCTGGCGAAACTCGCGCGTGGTGTGCAGGCCGATGTCGTTGTGATTGCCCTGATTGGCGAACGCGGGCGCGAGGTGAAGGAATTCGTCGAACGGGTTCTGGGGCCCGAGGGGATGAAGCGCGCCGTTGTGGTCGCGGCCACATCGGATCAATCGCCCATGGTCCGGCGACGTTGTGGTTGGGCTGCTATGACGGTGGCCGAACATTTTCGGGATCAGGGCCAGCATGTTCTGCTTCTGGCAGACAGCGTTACCCGATATGCCGAGGCGCATCGCGAAATCGCGCTGGCGTCGGGCGAAAGCGGAAACTTGCGGGGCTTTCCTCCGTCGACCGCACAACAAATCACAACGCTTTGCGAACGTGCTGGACCGGGTGCAGGCGCGGCGGGCGACATCACCGCCATATTCTCGGTGCTGGTGGCCGGGTCGGATATGGAGGAGCCAGTTGCCGATATTCTGCGTGGGGTGCTGGATGGGCATGTAGTCCTGGACCGAAATATTGCTGAACGCGGGCGTTTCCCGGCGATTGATTTGCTGCGCTCTGTGTCACGCGCTCTGCCAGAGGCCGCGACGGATGAAGAGAATGCCTTGATTTCAAAAGGGCGCAAGCTGCTTGGACAATACAGCAGATCGGAAATGATGATCCAATCCGGCCTTTATACGGCCGGTTCCGACCCTGCGTTGGACGAAGCCATAGCGGCCTGGCCCGATCTGGATGCCTTCCTGACCCACGCCGAAGCAAAAGACAGCACGGCGAGCTTTCAGCGTCTTGCGGCATGTATGGCAACCTAGCGCGGCTTCATCTGACCTAGGCGGCGGACTCATGGAATTCGAGCCACAGGCGTACCGATGCAAGTTTGATCGTTGCCAGAAAGTTGCGTTACGTTTTCTCATACCGCGTTGCGATGCGGCGGGAAGAGGCTTTGATGCGCTCGAAGAAGCGTTCGATTTTGTTGCGTTCCTTATAGATTCCCTGTCGAAATCCTTGGGCAACTTACGATTTGACCTGGGTGGGATCACGTCGATTGCACCTTGTTCCCAGATCATCTCGCGGATCCAATCGGCGTGATATGCCTTGTCCGCCAGTACGTATTGACCGGGTTGCAGAGCGTTCAGAAGTCGCTTGCAGGGCGGGGCATCATGGGCCTGTCCGGGCGTCAGCTCGAACCGGATCGGCAGGCCGTCCTGGTTGGTAAACGCTTGAATTTTCGTACTTAAGCCGCCGCGCAAGCGCCCGAGGCAACGACGCAGGTTGTTTTCTGAGCGTGGTAGCCGAATGGTGTGCCCGCACGGTCGTGCCATCCACCATGACCATATCGACGTTGTGGGCGTCGGCCACCGCCTCCATGATCCGATCCCAGTGGCGCGCATAGCCCCAACAATTGAAGCAGTTGTAGATCGTGGTCGGCGGACCGTATTGCTCGGGCAGATCGGCCCAGGGGATGCCCGTGCGAGGGACGTAAAAGATGCCATTGATCACGCGGCGATCATCAGCACGCTTCACGCCGCGTGACTTGTTGGGAAGTGCTTGTTGGGAAGTGCTTGCTTGATAAACTCCCACTCTAAATCGCTCATATCCGACCGCGCCATCTGTCTGCTCCCGCATGTTGTCTTGCGAGAAATGAATCACAAGCCTATACGAAAGAGCAGAAATTATCGGGTGTACCGCCTAGATCGTCTGAAGCAAACTCAGCGCAATCGCACCGCTTGACATTGACGCGTCGCCAGATGCGATTTGTGAGCGAACAAGGAAAAGCCGGTTCAACTCGTCCATTTTGTCCTGATCCGCAAACTGATCGACAGTGCTGCTACCCAAGTATTGGTCGGCCTTGTCCCGAAAGGTTGCCAGTTGCTGGTCGATGTCGACGGACCCGAACGCGCTTGGCAAACCAAAGGCTGTTTGGAACACCTCGCGCAAAGGTGGGTTGCCCATGATCTTGTACCATTTCGTATCGTCCGATCCGGACCCGCGAACAATTTCAGACAACTGGTAATCCAGTGTCATAGCCAACCGCATGTCGGCATCCTGCTCACCCACCGCAATTTCGAACTGCTTCTGCCGATAGGCATCGGCGACCCTGGACCCGAAATCCGAGATCTGGGTGCGCGGAATGTTGTAATCGCCAAACCCGAAATCCTTAGCGAACTCCAAATACCGTTTATCCGACAACTTGTTGGCCAAATCACCGGTGTCCAGCGTGCCATCGTCCAACACCTTCTTCACAAAATAGGTGCTGTTGATGTCGTCGCCCAACCCGTACGCACCCAAAGCCACACGCAACAGGCGGCGATCACCGACCAGATCTTCACTCGTCTTGATCGACCCGATTTTTTCTTCGAAATACTGTGTGTCCCGCTGGATTTCAGGCGAAGCATTGAACGCGGTCTGTTGCGCAGCCTGTGTGCGCTTCAGGAACGCCCAACCCGCCGCGCCGCCCATGGGTATGACGGGCTGAAAGCTCATGACAATCGCGCACCCAGCAGACGTTCCTCGCGCGGCAACAGGGCCCGTAATTGCTTGAGGGCGAGGTAGTGCTGATCCTCAAGCACGGCCGACGTCGCCAAGGACAGCAGGTCGCGACTGTCCACATCCGTCAGAACTTGGCTCAACTGCTCGATCCCACGCAAAAGTTGCAAGTGCGCATCGTCTTTGGTGACATCACCCGACAGAACAAGCTGTGCGATGTAACAGACCCTGCGTACCGGGGTATTTGCATCCTCGGGATGGATGGCATCCCGCAGTCGCAGGATGTTTGCATTCGGCGTCACGATGGACAGACGCGACCTGCGATCGCCGTTTTCGATCACGGCCCCATTGATCAAGACGCGTTCCTTTGGGCTGAGCTTCAGAACAAGGCCGCTCATGACGCACCCTCCGACTGCCGCAACCCGCGCATGATGGCTGTGTTGATATCCACGAGAACGGAAACATCTTCGCCTTCGGATAGAATCTTGCGACTGTGGTCAGCCGTAAACTCGGCCAGAAAAAATATGCGCGCCCGCAGTTCGTTGGGCAGACCGTTGCCATCATCGGCGACATCCGCCGCAAGCAAGGTCCACAGACGCCGGTTTTCATGAAGGGCTGCGGCCAGATCAGCGAAGCCGGTGGTTCGCGCCCGGCCCAATTGGTGCGTAACCTTTGCAAAAGCGTCGTATTCAGTTCCGCGAGATGTGCGCAACGGTGCGCGGGAGGATGTATTATAGGCCGTTTTGGCCAAGGTGACTGCGTTCACGGGGATTTCCTTCCTGTGACGGGAAACTTACAGAGGGTGAGGTGAGGGCGCCATTTTGGCGCCCTCGTGCCAAGTTAGCGGAACAGTGACAGGATGTTCTGCGGCGCCTGGTTCGCAATCGACAGCGCCTGCGTGCCAAGTTGCTGCTGAACCTGAAGCGCCTGCAACCTTGCCGAGGCTGCTTCCATATCAGCGTCAACCATCGCGCCGATGCCGGCTTTCAGTGAATCCGACAGTTTGCCCACGAAGTTGGATTGAATTTCAATCCGACCTTCAACCGAACCAAAGGTGGCCGAAGCATCAATCGACGTTTGAATCATGTTCTCAATCGCACCAAGGGCTGCATCCGCGCCACCGCTGGTCGAAACATCCATGGTGGCCAGACCTGCCAACCCACCAGACCCGCGCGACGCGCTGAACGAGAAGGCCGCATCAGCATTGGTTTCATTGGTGATCACCAGCTGCGCTGCATTGGTGTCGATATCCATACTGAAGCTGTTTCCATCAAGCCCCTGCGCGACCATCGCGTTCTTCATGCCCGCAACCACGGATTCCGCTGTGTCACCTTCCTTGACGACATAGCTTCCTTGCACCGTCCCTATCGTCAGAGACAGTTGATCGCCAACAACCAGTCCGGTGGTCACGGCAGTATCCACCCCGGCCGCATCCGGCATCACTGCCGCAGTCGCAGTAGCGCCACCAGAGGCGTCAAGGAACGCAAACGTGTCCAGTGTGATCGAGTCGTTGGTGCCACCATCATTGGCATCGATCACACCGGCTGTGCCGGTATCCGTTCCGACCGAGGCAGCCGCCGCGGCCAACGCCGTGCCCGCCGTCAGCGACAGGTTCTGTGCGTCGACACCGATCGAGCTGGTGACGATGGACCCATCTGCTTTCCGGTCAAGCGACGACAGGACGTCGACGCCCGTGTTGCCATTGGCGTTGGTTCCGGTCTGCGAGCCATCCACAAGGTTCAGACCGTTGAATTGCGCCGCGCCGACGACGGATGTGATCTGGTTGCGCAGCGCGACGATGTCGGTTTGGATCTTGCCACGGTCAACATTGTCTTCCTGCGCCGCCACAATCTTGGATTTGATTTCCGTCAGCAGGTCGGTCACGGTTTCCGACGCCTGGCGCGCAACCGCAACGGTGCTTTCGCCCAGTGACAAGCTGTCAGAAATGCCCTTGAAGCCTTTCACATCCGCTTCCATCACTTTGGAAATCGCCCAGACCGCTGCATTGTCTTTCGCTGAGCCGATGGCCTTGCCGGTCGAAATTTCAGCCTGCGTGCTGGCAAGGTTGGAATTGATGGATTTCAGTGTCTGAAGTGCGACCATCGCACTGTTATTGGTCAGAATACTGGACATTCGATTTTTCCTTCGTTCATTGGCGCTTTGCACCTGATTTCGTAGCCGCCGGTTGCGGCGGGTCTGCAAGTCTTTCTGACCGTTGCGTCGCCATAAATCCGGCACGCGCCATCCCTCAGGATGCAGAACTAAAATGAGACGAATGATCTAAAGGAAGTCTGAATCCATACAGTTTGCTTGCCTTCAATTTGAGACAATTCTTTCCTGATCAGGCTTTCCGTTCAAAGCTGGAACCCCGCTTCGACAAATCTTGCGCCCGCCCTTCGCGTGTATAGGTGCGCAGTTCCGACTGACCCTTCATCAGCGCATCCAGTCGCTGTTTCACAGCTCGAATCCCGCGCACCGTTGCCGCCAGCAACTGCTGGTTTCGATCTGCCCGATGGCGAAGCCGTTCAAGAGCCGGTTGGTCTGCCTCCAGCGACTTCACAGAGTTCAACAACCGCTCTTTTTCAGGCGCAAGCCGGGTCAGCTTTTCGATTTCGCCTGAAAGGATAAAAACCCTTTCCCGCTCAAGCAGGTCTTCAAGTGCGTTCATAGCTGTAGGGGCGCTAGAGTCCTCCATTATCTTGTTCCTTCAACGCGTCGAACAGAGATTGAGCCAACCCGATGCCGCCTGATTTCACCATTTCCTCGGCCTGCGCCTGACGTAGAAACGATGCGAACTGATCCTCACCCGCACCACCTCCGAAACCGTCGGGTGTTTTGCCGATCCCTGCTGATTTCAGCATTTCGGACAGGAAACTGGCCTCCAGCTTGCGGGCAACATCCATCAACTCCGCGTCATTCTGCCCTTTGGCGTCAGCATTTGGTTGTGCACCCATACGGTGCGTGGGTCCAACTGCGTCCATTTTCCGATCCTTTTTGACGACAATTTTCTTGGTTATCGCAGCAAGCGGTAAAGAACTGGTAACTTGCAACTGGCATGGTCGCCTTATCGGAGTCAGAACACCCGGAACATGACATGCAATTTAACCCCGCCATTCAGCCAATTGGACCCAGCGATGCCGAACACCGGCCGAGCCTCCGGTCGGCAAAATTGTCAACTGCGCCGGGTGTGGACACGCAGACGAGCATCTCGTTTTCTCTGGGTAAAGACAGGTCCAATATTGGATCGACAATGGAGCCTCCTGCAGTCGCCCGCTTTCTGCCTCCTACCACGCAGGCGGAAACGGCTCCCATTCAGGTCGATCCACAGACCGACCTCAACAGCCAAAACGCGGAAATGACCAAACCAAGGGATACGAATGACCGTATGATGGCTGGGCCAAAAATGCCTGACGCGCCCCGCGCTGCTCCAACAAACGTCACGGCAAAGCCAAACCTTGAGCGCGATCCTGATTTACCGGAAACACCCGCACAAAACGAAGACGAACAGTCCGAGGCCGTGACAGTCCCTGTATTCGCACCTGAAACAGCACCAGCATTTGTCGGGCTTGTGGGCTGGAATGCAGGTGGACCGCCCGGTCACAGCCCGGCATCCGCCATCGGTTCATCACCAACAAACGCATATCCAAGCGAGAATCCCAAACCAGGTACCGCCGCGCCGGTCACGCACAGCCCGCTTGCTTCACAGGACGCCTCCACGCTATCCGTCACCATTCCCTCTGACCCGATTGTGACCATTGTGGCTGCGGCGGACACGGCCGTTCAAACGCCGCCTTTAGTTCCTGACGCCAAATCCGCAGGCCCTGCACTTGCGTCACCCATACATCAACCGATCGCAGGATTGCCCGAATCAAATCCTGTCGCGGCGACCCCTGCCGCAGCACCACATGATTCTGTGAAAGAGGGGTCACGCTCGCGGATTGCAAATGACCCCGTGCAACCAATACAACAACAATCCCCGCTCCTTGATGGGTCAATGCGCAGCGAAACCAAAGCCGTTACACCACAATTGCCGCCATCTCTCTCACCTTTGGCAGCGTCCACTTCGATTGGCGTGTCAACTCCGACGAAATGGTCTTTGGACGACCCAATCACCGCCGCCGAGGTGTTTGTTGCATCGGACGACCCGCTCCCTGATCTGAGCGCGCCGCATCTTCGCGAGGCGGGTCAGCCTGCGCAGCTGCCCCGTTCGGCATCCGAATTGCCACGGCTTATCGCCACACAATTGGCCGATGCGGTTCGATCAAACCCTGACAAACCGATCGAACTGACCTTGAACCCCGAAGAGCTGGGACGCGTTCGGATGAGCTTTCAGACCGAGGCAGCATCCCTGAATGTCATCCTTCAGGTCGAACGCCCCGAGACGCTGGACCTGATGCGCCGCCATATCGAACAACTGGCGCAGGAGATGCACGAACTGGGCTATGACAAGGTCAGCTTTTCATTCCAACAGCAACGGCAAGACACAGCTTCGAACGGGCAGTCCCTGCCGACCGCGCAACAACTGTCGACAACCCGAACCGATCCCGTTGACCCGCTTGAAACGCAAGACGTGGTTCAGGTCCATGTCGGTGGTGCCACCGGCATGGACATTCGGATCTAGAAAGGAAACCCAATGGATGTATCTCAAACCCTGCCCGCTGCGTTGACGGCGGGACCTGCA contains the following coding sequences:
- the flgG gene encoding flagellar basal-body rod protein FlgG, whose amino-acid sequence is MRALNIAATGMLAQQMRVETISNNLANMSTTGYNARRAEFADLHYQQMARAGTISAADGAALPTGIQLGLGVRPTSVSMLVQQGTLSQTNGNLDIAIEGKGYFEVTLPSGGSGYTRDGGLKLSGDGLIVTSDGYAVAPEITVPSDARSISINADGEVYAYFEDAVEPELLGAFSLAGFTNEKGLEAIGSNLFRETPASGPAFVGAPGEDGRGTLRQGYLENSSVDAVREITELIEAQRGYELNSKVITAADQMLAATTQVR
- a CDS encoding flagellar hook-basal body complex protein is translated as MDNIGYTSLTRQSGLMREMQTVANNIANASTTGFRREGVVFSEYIQALAPGDPSLSMATANARALDLQQGALVQTGGAFDFAIEGAGFFLLDGPDGQFLTRAGSFAPSAEGELSTPDGYRLLDGGGAPVFVPPDAQAVSVAADGTLSIDGRAVAQIGLYAPTDQTDLLHRDGVRFEAPGGMEPVLESVAILQGFVEGSNVDPISEVARMIEVQRSYELGQKFLEKEDERIRSVLKTIAG
- a CDS encoding flagellar biosynthetic protein FliQ; this translates as MMDEIIFYDTLRAGLWIAVVISVPILTVALLSGLIVGLLQALTSIQELTLTFVPKLLAILVVFWASMGFMTETLVGFFQLRVIPLIAGG
- the fliE gene encoding flagellar hook-basal body complex protein FliE; translated protein: MDIRSTLAAQQYAASRQAATPAPLDEQSTNPFATVATSFAETVQQGEKTAMAALSGNADPHALVQALAQTELAVETAVTVRDKVVEAYQEILRMPI
- the flgC gene encoding flagellar basal body rod protein FlgC, coding for MNDLRSSVAAAASGMQSQANRLRYISENIANADTPGYRRKLASFEAVMDGGQATGAVRSGRVILDQTELPAIYDPAHPLADETGYYQGSNVDLVIEIADAREAQRSYEANLKMFDQARQMSSSLLDLLRR
- a CDS encoding FlgB family protein, with amino-acid sequence MFEKMEILTKAVGLAKHAAARQSVITQNIANADTPGYRAKDIASFAETFRENNGGAMQATRARHLTGSVDQANAEPNMVYRAGAMSPNGNSVALETEMMAAAEAKRDQDLALTVYKTSLGIMRTALGRR
- a CDS encoding FliI/YscN family ATPase, producing MTQIGFEQLAAEVSSVRTVCHVGRIVEIGRGTVRVRGLSSVAAQADLVDIQPRTGRARMGEILNLNAETVTILPDGDVEGLQIGDKAVLQGRAEIAPDDSWIGRVIDPMGQPLDGRPILRGTHATPLRGQPANPTERRALGARLETGLAAFNTFLPIVRGQRIGLFAGSGVGKSTLLAKLARGVQADVVVIALIGERGREVKEFVERVLGPEGMKRAVVVAATSDQSPMVRRRCGWAAMTVAEHFRDQGQHVLLLADSVTRYAEAHREIALASGESGNLRGFPPSTAQQITTLCERAGPGAGAAGDITAIFSVLVAGSDMEEPVADILRGVLDGHVVLDRNIAERGRFPAIDLLRSVSRALPEAATDEENALISKGRKLLGQYSRSEMMIQSGLYTAGSDPALDEAIAAWPDLDAFLTHAEAKDSTASFQRLAACMAT
- a CDS encoding transposase, with the translated sequence MKRADDRRVINGIFYVPRTGIPWADLPEQYGPPTTIYNCFNCWGYARHWDRIMEAVADAHNVDMVMVDGTTVRAHHSATTLRKQPASLPRALARRLKYENSSVYQPGRPADPVRADARTGP
- a CDS encoding DUF1217 domain-containing protein, with translation MSFQPVIPMGGAAGWAFLKRTQAAQQTAFNASPEIQRDTQYFEEKIGSIKTSEDLVGDRRLLRVALGAYGLGDDINSTYFVKKVLDDGTLDTGDLANKLSDKRYLEFAKDFGFGDYNIPRTQISDFGSRVADAYRQKQFEIAVGEQDADMRLAMTLDYQLSEIVRGSGSDDTKWYKIMGNPPLREVFQTAFGLPSAFGSVDIDQQLATFRDKADQYLGSSTVDQFADQDKMDELNRLFLVRSQIASGDASMSSGAIALSLLQTI
- the flbT gene encoding flagellar biosynthesis repressor FlbT yields the protein MSGLVLKLSPKERVLINGAVIENGDRRSRLSIVTPNANILRLRDAIHPEDANTPVRRVCYIAQLVLSGDVTKDDAHLQLLRGIEQLSQVLTDVDSRDLLSLATSAVLEDQHYLALKQLRALLPREERLLGARLS
- the flaF gene encoding flagellar biosynthesis regulator FlaF, which translates into the protein MNAVTLAKTAYNTSSRAPLRTSRGTEYDAFAKVTHQLGRARTTGFADLAAALHENRRLWTLLAADVADDGNGLPNELRARIFFLAEFTADHSRKILSEGEDVSVLVDINTAIMRGLRQSEGAS
- a CDS encoding flagellin, giving the protein MSSILTNNSAMVALQTLKSINSNLASTQAEISTGKAIGSAKDNAAVWAISKVMEADVKGFKGISDSLSLGESTVAVARQASETVTDLLTEIKSKIVAAQEDNVDRGKIQTDIVALRNQITSVVGAAQFNGLNLVDGSQTGTNANGNTGVDVLSSLDRKADGSIVTSSIGVDAQNLSLTAGTALAAAAASVGTDTGTAGVIDANDGGTNDSITLDTFAFLDASGGATATAAVMPDAAGVDTAVTTGLVVGDQLSLTIGTVQGSYVVKEGDTAESVVAGMKNAMVAQGLDGNSFSMDIDTNAAQLVITNETNADAAFSFSASRGSGGLAGLATMDVSTSGGADAALGAIENMIQTSIDASATFGSVEGRIEIQSNFVGKLSDSLKAGIGAMVDADMEAASARLQALQVQQQLGTQALSIANQAPQNILSLFR
- a CDS encoding rod-binding protein, with amino-acid sequence MGAQPNADAKGQNDAELMDVARKLEASFLSEMLKSAGIGKTPDGFGGGAGEDQFASFLRQAQAEEMVKSGGIGLAQSLFDALKEQDNGGL
- a CDS encoding flagellar hook-length control protein FliK; the protein is MTKPRDTNDRMMAGPKMPDAPRAAPTNVTAKPNLERDPDLPETPAQNEDEQSEAVTVPVFAPETAPAFVGLVGWNAGGPPGHSPASAIGSSPTNAYPSENPKPGTAAPVTHSPLASQDASTLSVTIPSDPIVTIVAAADTAVQTPPLVPDAKSAGPALASPIHQPIAGLPESNPVAATPAAAPHDSVKEGSRSRIANDPVQPIQQQSPLLDGSMRSETKAVTPQLPPSLSPLAASTSIGVSTPTKWSLDDPITAAEVFVASDDPLPDLSAPHLREAGQPAQLPRSASELPRLIATQLADAVRSNPDKPIELTLNPEELGRVRMSFQTEAASLNVILQVERPETLDLMRRHIEQLAQEMHELGYDKVSFSFQQQRQDTASNGQSLPTAQQLSTTRTDPVDPLETQDVVQVHVGGATGMDIRI